CGGGCCGGAGGCGGTGACCAAGACGCTGCCGGACTTCCGCGAGCGCTGGGACGGGATGCTGGGCGCGACGGCGGGGGTGGGCTCCTGAGCCGCCGGCACGACAGCCGGTCGGACGAGGACGACGTCCGGGTCCGGCCGAGCCGGCGCGGCTCGCGACCGCGCACCCGCACCCGCCCCGCGCACGCCGATGCCGTGCCGGGGCTCGTGGTCGCGGTCGACCGCGGGCGGATGACCGTCCGGGTCGAGGGCGACGACGGCGCCCCCGTCGAGGTCACCGCGATGCGCGCCCGCGAGCTGGGCCGGCACGGCGTCGTCGTCGGTGACCGGGTGCGGCTCGTCGGCGACACCACCGGGCGGCCGGACACCCTCGCGCGCATCGTCGTCATCGAGGACCGGACGACGTCGCTGCGGCGCACCGCCGACGACACCGACCCGACCGAGCGGGTGGTGGTGGCCAACGCCGAGCAGCTCGTCGTCGTCACCTCGGTCGCCGACCCCGACCCGGCGCTCGGGTTCCTCGACCGCTGCCTGGTCGCCGCCTACGCCGGGGGCCTGGAACCGCTGTTCTGCCTCACCAAGACCGACCTGGCCAGCGCCCAGCCGTTGCTGGACCGCTACGCCGGCCTGGGCGTCGACGCGGTGCCGATGTCGCGCGAGACGCCGCTGGACCCGCTGCTCGACCGGATCGAGGGGCGCACCAGCGTCTTCGTCGGCCAGTCGGGCGTGGGCAAGTCGACGCTGGTGAACCGGCTGGTGCCCGACGCCGACCGGGCCATCGGCGACGTCAGCAAGGTCGGCAAGGGCCGGCACACCTCGTCGTCGGCGGTGCTGTTCGACCTGCCCGGCGGCGGCACGATCGTCGACACCCCGGGCATCCGCTCGCTGGGGCTGGCGCACGTGACCGCCGACGACGTGGTCGGCGCCTTCGACGACCTCGCCGAGGCCGCCGTCGACTGCCCGCCGGGCTGCGGGCACTCCGCCGACGACCCCGACTGCGCGCTCGACGCCTGGGCGGCCGCGGGACCGCCGGCGCGGGCCGAGCGGCTGGCCAGCGTCCGGCGGCTGCTCGACGCCGTCGGCCAGGTCGGCCCCGGCTACTGATGGAGGACCCCTCCTCCCCACCCCTCGCTCCGCTCGGGGCGGGACCCGGGAGGGGGCCACCCACGGAGGTGACAGATGGAGCAGCAGGTGCACTTCACCACGCTCGCCACCGCCGATCTGGACGCGGCGCGGCGCTTCTACGTCGAGGGCCTCCGCTGGTCCCCGCTGCTCGACGTCCCCGGCGAGATCGTCTTCTTCCAGGTCGCGCCGGGCACCGTGCTGGCCTTCTTCGAGGCGCGGAGCTTCGCGCGGGACCTCGGCACCGGCCCCGCGCGGCCCGCGGTCTCCGGCGTGACGCTGGCGCACAACGTGGCCGACCGGGACGCCGTCCGGGCGCTGGTCGACGCCATGGTCGCGGCCGGCGGCACGGTGCTCACGCCGCCGGAGGAGGGCGCCTTCGGCGGGGTCTTCCACGCGCTGGTGGCCGACCCGAACGGCGTCGTCTGGGATGTCGCGCACAACCCCGGCTGGTCGGTCGACGCCGACGGCACCGTCCGGCTCGGCTAGCTCCCTCGCCGGGGCCCCCGTCCCGCCGGGACGTCGTGCTCCGGGGTCCGCAGGCGGAGCGGGGCACGAGGCCCGGAGGGTCCTCAGACGTCGACCCAGCCGCCGCTGCGCCAGTAGAGCCCCTCCGCCCGGGAGAGCAGGCCCTCGTCGACCAGGTACCGGCGCAGCGCCGCGGTGTCGGGGTGCCAGACCGCCAGCAGCGCGTTCACCTCGCGCTCCGGGTAGCGGACGCCGACCTCGAACACCCGCACCAGGTGCTCCAGCACCACCCGCCGCTTGGTGCGCTGGGCCGGGATGGACACCAGCCGGCCGTCGCGGACGAACGCGGCCAGGACGGCGGACTCGGTGGGGTCGTCGGAGAGCGGCTCGGGGGCCGGCGCGGCATCGGCGGCGGCCCGCGCGGCGGCGCCGAAGCGGTCGGTCAGCAGCTCGAGCGCGTGCCCGTCACGGCGCACCAGCCCGCCGCGGGCCAGCCGGCGGGCGGCCAGGGCGACGTCCTTGAGCGCCAGCCCGGAGGTCTCGGCGACCTCCTCGATCGTCCCGGCGCCGAGCGCCAGGGCCGCCACCACCCTCAGCCGGGTGGGGTCGGCCAGCAGTCCCACGATCCTCGCCGCCTCCACGCCCGCGACGGTATCCGCGCATCGGAGGAGGTGGGCGGGGGTAGCCGACCGGCATGGTGAGCCCCATCGACATCCAGAAGGCCCTCAAGGGCATGGACTACCCGGCCACGAAGGAGCAGATCCTCGAGCACGCCAAGGGCGGCGACCAGGAGGTCCTCGACGCGCTGCAGAAGATCGACGACCGGGAGTACGAGGGCCCCAGCGGGGTCAGTGCCGCGGTCTTCGACTGACCGCCCGCTAGGTTCGGTGCCCATGACACCGGGCCGGGACTTCACGGGGGACATGCACCTGGCGCACGTCCTCGCCGACCAGGCGGACTCCATCAGCATGGAGCGGTACCGCGCGCTGGACCTCACGGTCGAGACCAAGCCCGACCTCACGCCGGTCACCGACGCCGACCGTGCCGTCGAGGAGCAGCTGCGCACCACCCTCGCGCGGGCCCGCACCCGGGACGCCGTCCTGGGCGAGGAGTTCGGCGTCACCGGGCACGGCCCACGACGCTGGGTGCTCGACCCGATCGACGGGACGAAGAACTTCGTCCGCGGCGTGCCCGTGTGGGCGACGCTCATCGCGCTGTTCGACGGCGACGAGGCGGTCGTCGGGCTGGTCTCGGCGCCGGCCCTCAACCGCCGGTGGTGGGCGGCCAAGGACGTCGGCGCCTGGACCGGCCGGCGGCTGGAGTCGGCCACCCGCTGCCGGGTCTCGGGGGTCTCCGACCTCGGCGACGCGAGCCTGTCGTTCTCCAGCCTGTCCGGCTGGGAGGAGCGCGGCCTGCTCGACGGCTTCCTCGACCTCTCCCGGTCGGTCTGGCGGACCCGCGGCTATGGCGACTTCTGGAGCTACGTGCTCCTCGCCGAGGGCGCCGTCGACCTCGCCTGCGAGCCCGAGGTGTCGCTGTGGGACCTCGCCGCGCTCGACGTCGTCGTCCGGGAGGCCGGCGGCCGGTTCACCGACCTGTCCGGTACGCCCGGGCCGGCCGGCGGCAGCGCGCTGGCCACCAACGGCCTGCTGCACGACGCCGCGCTGGCGCACCTGCGCCTGCCCGACCCGGCGGGCTGAGACACGACGACGGCGGCCCCTCCCCACACCGGGGAGGGGCCGCCGTCGTCGGCCCCCCTGCAGGGTCCCGCCGCGGGCCTGCGAGCGGTGGGGGGCAGGGGGTCCTTCGTCAGACGGTGGGAGTCGTGCCCCCGGTACCGCCCGTGCCGCGGCCACCGGAGAACCGGCGGCGCGCGTCGTCGATCCGCGCCTTGGTCTTGGGGTCCTTGGCCATCTGCTGGGCCTTGGTGGTGACCTGTCGGAGCGCCTGCTGGCCCTTGGGGCTGCGGGCGAACTGGGCCACCTTGTCGAACACCGACGCCATGTCGCGTTCCTCCTCTCGCCGGGGCCCGTCGGGCCCCCGTCGTCTCCTCCAACGGTGCCCGGGCCCGCGCCGTTCCATGCCGGCCGCCGCGCTCAGCCCCGCCGCCAGCGCTCCCGCGCCCGGTCCAGCCCCTCGTGGGGAGCCGGCTCGACCACGGTGCCGAGCTCCCGGCGCGCCTCGAGGTCGGCGCCGACCCCGGCCGCGGCCAGGAGCGCGGCGCCGGTCGCCGAGGCGCTGCGCACCTGCAGGTGGACCACCGGCCGGCCCAGCACGTCGGCCAGCAGGCGCTGGACGAGCGGCGAGCGGGCACCGCCCCCGGTGAGCACGACGGGCGCGCCGTCGTCGGGGACGTCGAGCAGGTCGAGCGCCGCGCCGACGGCGAGGGCGACACCCTCGAGCGCGGCCCGGGCGAGGTCGGCCCGGGTGGTGCCCGCGGTCAGCCCCGACCAGCTCCCCCGCGCGTCCGGCCCGGCCACCCCGCCGCGCTCGCCGGTCAGGAACGGCCGGAAGACGACGCCCCCGGCCCCGGGCTCCGCGGTCGCGGCCGCGTCGAGCAGCCCCTCCCAGGACAGGCCGAGGACCTCGCGCACCCAGGACCACGCCAGCCCGCCGTTCTGCAGCGCGGCCATGGCGTACCAGCCGTGCTGGGTGTCGGCGTAGGCGTGCACCACCGGGTCGGCGACCGGAGCGGGCGTCCACCCCGGCCGCAGCAGCTGCGCACCGGTCCCGAGGTTCACCTGGACGCCGGTGCGGGTGCCGGCCGCCAGCAGTGCCAGCGGCGTGTCCGCGCCACCGACGACGACCGGCACCTCGGTGCCCAGCAGGCCGGCGGTGCCGGCCACGGCCGACCCCGGGACGACGGCGGGCAGCAGGCCCGGGTCGACGCCGGCGGCGGCCGTGGCGGCCGTCGACCAGCGGTCGCCGGGGACGTCCCACAGCAGGGTCGCCGAGGCGTCGCTGCGGTCGGTGCGGCGCCAGTCGGCCCCCGGCAGGAGCGTGGCGCGCAGCGCGTCCTTGGGCAGCAGCACGCCGGCGGCGCGGGCCAGCAGCCCGGGCCGGTGCGCGCCCAGCCAGGCCAGCAGCGGCCCGGTCATGCCGGGCACCAGCGGGTTGGCCAGGGCGGCACGGTCGGCCGCGGGGAGCTCGCGCCACCGGTGCAGCTCGGCGACGGCCCGCCGGTCGGGCCACAGCAGCGCCGGGGCGAGCGCGGCGCCGGCGTCGTCGACGAGGACGGCGCCGTGCATCTGCCCGGACAGCCCCAGCCCCCGGACGGTGACGCCGCGCAGCGCCGGGGCCACCTGCTCCAGCGCGGCGTCGAGTGCCGCCCGCCAGGTGCCGACGTCGGTCTCCGCCCAGCCCGGCTGCGGGCTGTCGACCGCGTAGTCGACCTCGGCCTCGGCGACGGTCGCGCCGGCGGCGTCGAGCGCGGCGAGCTTGAGCCCGCTGGTGCCGAGGTCGGCACCGAGCAGGACGTCGCTCACGTCGGGCGGTGCGTGCCGCCGCTGCGGCCGTTGCGGTCGGCGAGCAGCCCGGCCAGCGTGCTCAGTGCGATCTCGGCCGGCGTCCGGGAGCCGATGTCGAGCCCGATGGGCCGGTGCACGCGGGCGACCTCCTCGGGCGGCACCCCGAGGGCGGCCAGCGCGGCGACGTGCGGGCCCTCGTGCCGCGGGTTGCCCATCACGCCCACCCAGCGCACCGGCCGGGCGAGCGCGTCGCGCAGCACCTCGCCCAGCTCCGGGCGGTGGTGGTCGGTGACGACGACGTCGGCGTCGGACAGGTCCTCCGTCAGGTCGGCCAGGCCGACGACGCCGGCCCCGCGCGCCGGGTCGGGGTCGAGCAGCACGGTGCGGAAGCCCAGCTCCGGCGCCCACCGCTGCAGCACCTCGGCCACCGGCGAGGCGAACACCGCCACCAGCACGCGGCCGGTGACCGCGGGGGCGGGGGCGCCGTGCGCGACGCCGCAGGTCGGGTCGGTCACGACGCCTCCCCGAGGAAGCCGACCAGCGCCGCGGCGAAGGCCGGCGTCCGGAGCGCGGTCGAGTGGTCACCGGGGACGACGGCCACCCGGGCGCCGGGGATGGCGGCGGCGAGCACCTCGGGGCGGACCGCCAGCGGATCGGCGTCGCCGGCGAGGACCAGCGTGGGCGCGGTGATGGCGGCCAGGTCGGCACCCCGGGTGTGCAGCGAGCGGGCGTGCGCGGCGAGAGCGCGCCGGTCGGCGTTGAGGGCGTCGGCCAGCCGGCGGTAGAAGACGGTGGCGGGATCACGCACGTCGGCGACGTCGGCCGCGTCCAGTGCGGCGGCCAGCCCTCCCATCAGCACGGAGTGTCGCTCGGCACCACCGGGCTCGACGAACGCGGCGCCGGCACCGCAGACCACCAGCCGGCGCACCCTCCGGTCGGTGACGGCGGTCAGCATCACGACCGTCGCGCCCATCGAGTAGCCGGCCAGGTCGAAGGAGTCGTGACCGAGCGCGTCGGCCACCCGCCGCAGGTCGTCGGCCATCCGGGCCTCCCCGTAGGCGACGGGGTCGTGCGGCTTGTCCGACCTCCCGTGCCCGCGGGCGTCGACGCCGACGACCTCCCGCCCGGCCGACAGGAGGGCCGCGACCGCCCCGGTGCCGACCCAGTTGAGCCGGGTGTC
This region of Geodermatophilus bullaregiensis genomic DNA includes:
- a CDS encoding VOC family protein, with the translated sequence MEQQVHFTTLATADLDAARRFYVEGLRWSPLLDVPGEIVFFQVAPGTVLAFFEARSFARDLGTGPARPAVSGVTLAHNVADRDAVRALVDAMVAAGGTVLTPPEEGAFGGVFHALVADPNGVVWDVAHNPGWSVDADGTVRLG
- a CDS encoding inositol monophosphatase family protein, which codes for MTPGRDFTGDMHLAHVLADQADSISMERYRALDLTVETKPDLTPVTDADRAVEEQLRTTLARARTRDAVLGEEFGVTGHGPRRWVLDPIDGTKNFVRGVPVWATLIALFDGDEAVVGLVSAPALNRRWWAAKDVGAWTGRRLESATRCRVSGVSDLGDASLSFSSLSGWEERGLLDGFLDLSRSVWRTRGYGDFWSYVLLAEGAVDLACEPEVSLWDLAALDVVVREAGGRFTDLSGTPGPAGGSALATNGLLHDAALAHLRLPDPAG
- a CDS encoding alpha/beta fold hydrolase, whose product is MTTSTGTLRVPGADGVAVAVHRWGAPGALPPVYLQHGFVADTRLNWVGTGAVAALLSAGREVVGVDARGHGRSDKPHDPVAYGEARMADDLRRVADALGHDSFDLAGYSMGATVVMLTAVTDRRVRRLVVCGAGAAFVEPGGAERHSVLMGGLAAALDAADVADVRDPATVFYRRLADALNADRRALAAHARSLHTRGADLAAITAPTLVLAGDADPLAVRPEVLAAAIPGARVAVVPGDHSTALRTPAFAAALVGFLGEAS
- a CDS encoding FGGY family carbohydrate kinase, whose protein sequence is MSDVLLGADLGTSGLKLAALDAAGATVAEAEVDYAVDSPQPGWAETDVGTWRAALDAALEQVAPALRGVTVRGLGLSGQMHGAVLVDDAGAALAPALLWPDRRAVAELHRWRELPAADRAALANPLVPGMTGPLLAWLGAHRPGLLARAAGVLLPKDALRATLLPGADWRRTDRSDASATLLWDVPGDRWSTAATAAAGVDPGLLPAVVPGSAVAGTAGLLGTEVPVVVGGADTPLALLAAGTRTGVQVNLGTGAQLLRPGWTPAPVADPVVHAYADTQHGWYAMAALQNGGLAWSWVREVLGLSWEGLLDAAATAEPGAGGVVFRPFLTGERGGVAGPDARGSWSGLTAGTTRADLARAALEGVALAVGAALDLLDVPDDGAPVVLTGGGARSPLVQRLLADVLGRPVVHLQVRSASATGAALLAAAGVGADLEARRELGTVVEPAPHEGLDRARERWRRG
- a CDS encoding DUF2795 domain-containing protein, with the translated sequence MVSPIDIQKALKGMDYPATKEQILEHAKGGDQEVLDALQKIDDREYEGPSGVSAAVFD
- the rsgA gene encoding ribosome small subunit-dependent GTPase A, with protein sequence MPGLVVAVDRGRMTVRVEGDDGAPVEVTAMRARELGRHGVVVGDRVRLVGDTTGRPDTLARIVVIEDRTTSLRRTADDTDPTERVVVANAEQLVVVTSVADPDPALGFLDRCLVAAYAGGLEPLFCLTKTDLASAQPLLDRYAGLGVDAVPMSRETPLDPLLDRIEGRTSVFVGQSGVGKSTLVNRLVPDADRAIGDVSKVGKGRHTSSSAVLFDLPGGGTIVDTPGIRSLGLAHVTADDVVGAFDDLAEAAVDCPPGCGHSADDPDCALDAWAAAGPPARAERLASVRRLLDAVGQVGPGY
- a CDS encoding DUF2087 domain-containing protein gives rise to the protein MEAARIVGLLADPTRLRVVAALALGAGTIEEVAETSGLALKDVALAARRLARGGLVRRDGHALELLTDRFGAAARAAADAAPAPEPLSDDPTESAVLAAFVRDGRLVSIPAQRTKRRVVLEHLVRVFEVGVRYPEREVNALLAVWHPDTAALRRYLVDEGLLSRAEGLYWRSGGWVDV
- a CDS encoding XdhC family protein; translated protein: MTDPTCGVAHGAPAPAVTGRVLVAVFASPVAEVLQRWAPELGFRTVLLDPDPARGAGVVGLADLTEDLSDADVVVTDHHRPELGEVLRDALARPVRWVGVMGNPRHEGPHVAALAALGVPPEEVARVHRPIGLDIGSRTPAEIALSTLAGLLADRNGRSGGTHRPT